A stretch of DNA from Gaiellales bacterium:
GCCGAACCGGTGCACCGCCGAGGCGAACAGGTCGGACATCGGCGTCCGCGTCTGGGGCGTGTCGCTCACGCGGCCGCGACCGCGGAGCGCCGCACGGCGATCTCGAGCTGGTCGTCGGCGGCGTCGACGACGACGGTGTCGCCCTCGCCGACCTCGCCCTGGAGCACCATCATCGCGAGCGGATTCTCGAGCTCGCGCTGGACGGTGCGCTTGAGCGGCCGGGCGCCGTAGGCGGGGTCGTAGCCGTGGTCGACCAGGACGCGCCTGGCCTCGTCGGTCAGCTCGAGCTCGACCCGGCGGCTCGCCAGCCGGCCGCGCAGTCCGCCGGCCTGGAGCTCGACGATCTCGGTCAGCTGCTCGCGCGACAGGCGCTGGAAGATGACCACCTCGTCGACGCGGTTTCGGAACTCGGGACGGAATGTGTCGCGCAGCGCCTCGTCGACCCGCTCGCGCACGAGCGCGTCGTCGCCGCCGCGATAGATGAACTCGGAGCCGACGTTCGAGGTCATGATGACGATCGTATTGCGAAAGTCGACCGTGCGGCCCTGGCCGTCGGTCAGGCGACCGTCGTCGAGCAGCTGCAGCAAGATGTTGAACACGTCCGCGTGCGCCTTCTCGATCTCGTCGAGCAGCACCACGGAGTAGGGCCGCCGGCGCACGGCCTCGGTCAGCTGGCCGCCCTCGTCGTAGCCGACGTAGCCGGGCGGCGCGCCGACCAGGCGCGCGACGGAGTGCTTCTCCATGTACTCCGACATGTCGATGCGGACCATGGCCCGCTCGGAGTCGAACAGGAACTCGGCCAGCGCCTTCGCGAGCTCGGTCTTCCCCACCCCGGTCGGGCCGAGGAAGATGAACGAGCCGATCGGCCGGTCGGGATCGCCCAGGCCGGCCCGCGAGCGCCGGATCGCGTTCGCGACGGCCGTGACCGCCTCGTCCTGGCCGACGACGCGCTGGTGCAGGCGGCTCTCCATGTGGACGAGCTTCTCCATCTCGCCCTCGAGCAGGCTGTGGACGGGGATCCCGGTCCAGCTCGCCACCACCTCGGCGACGTTCTCGGACGAGACCTCCTCCTTCAGCATCGCGGAGCCGTCCTGCTGCTCGTCGAGCGCCTGGGCCGCGGCCTCGAGCTCGCGCTCGGCCTCGGGCAGGCGCCCGTAGGTGAGCTCGCCGGCGCGCTGGTAGTCGCCGTCGCGCTGGGCCCGCTCGGCCTCGCCGCGGATCGACTCGATCTCCTCCTTGAGGCCGCGGACGCGCTCGATCGACTCCTTCTCGGCCAGCCACTCGGCCTCCTTGCCGTGGAGGTCCTCGCGCAGATTGGCGAGCTCCTCGGCGATGGCCTCGCGCCGCTCCACGGCCGCCTCGGCCGTCTCCTTCGCCATCGCCGCCTGCTCGATCTCGAGCTGGACGATGCGGCGGCGGACGGTGTCGATCTCGACCGGCATGGAGTCGATCTCGATCTTCAGCCGCGAGGCGGCCTCGTCGACGAGGTCGATCGCCTTGTCGGGCATGAACCGGTCGGTGATGTAGCGGTCGGCCAGCACGGCCGCGGCGACGATCGCGTCGTCGGAGATGCGAACGCCGTGATGCACCTCGTAGCGCTCCTTCAGGCCGCGCAGGATCGCGACCGTGTCGGCGACGCTCGGCTCGCCCACCATCACCGGCTGGAAGCGGCGCTCGAGCGCGGCGTCCTTCTCGATGTGCTTGCGGTACTCGTCGAGCGTGGTCGCCCCGATCGCGCGCAGCTCGCCGCGGGCGAGCATCGGCTTCAGCATGTTGGCGGCGTCGACGGCGCCCTCCGCGGCGCCCGCGCCGACGATCGTGTGCAGCTCGTCGATGAAGAGGATGATCTGGCCCTCGGAGGCGCTGATCTCGGCCAGGACCGCCTTCATTCGCTCCTCGAACTCGCCGCGGTACTTCGAGCCGGCCAGCAGGGAGCCGACGTCGAGCGCCCACACCCGCCGGTCGCGCAGGCCCTCCGGCACGTCGCCCGAGGTGATGCGCTGGGCGAGGCCCTCGACGATCGCGGTCTTGCCGACGCCGGGCTCGCCGATCAGCACCGGGTTGTTCTTCGTGCGCCGGCTCAGGACCTGGATGACGCGGCGCACCTCCTCGTCGCGGCCGATGACCGGGTCGAGCTTGCCGCGCTCGGCGAGCTCGGTCAGGTCGCGGCCGAACTTGGCCAGCGCCTCGTAGGTGTTCTCGGCATCGGCCGAGGTGACGTTGCGGCCGCCCCGCACCTCGACGATCGCCTTCATGATGGCGGCCCGGTCGAGGCCGGCGCCGTCGGCCAGCGCGAGCAGGAAGTGCTCGACGGCGACGTACTCGTCCTTGAGCGCCTCGGCCTCGGAGAACGAGCGCTCGAGCGCCTCGCGCAGCGCGCGGCTGGCGGTGGGCGACTGCTGGGCGCCCTCGATCCGGGGCAGCGCGCCCAGCCGCGCCTCGGCGGCCGCGCGCACCTCGCCGGCGTTCGTGCCCGCCTTCTCGAGGATGCGCGGCGCGACGCCGCTCTCCTGGTCGAGCAGGGCCAGCAGCAGGTGATCGGGGGTCAGCTCGGGGTTGCCGCGTGAGATCGCGTCTCCCTGGGCGGATGCAAAGGCCTCCTGGGCCTTGATGGTCAGCTTCTGAAAGTCCATGGCACCGGTGATTTCGGGGTTTGGTAGATGACGAGGTC
This window harbors:
- the clpB gene encoding ATP-dependent chaperone ClpB, whose translation is MDFQKLTIKAQEAFASAQGDAISRGNPELTPDHLLLALLDQESGVAPRILEKAGTNAGEVRAAAEARLGALPRIEGAQQSPTASRALREALERSFSEAEALKDEYVAVEHFLLALADGAGLDRAAIMKAIVEVRGGRNVTSADAENTYEALAKFGRDLTELAERGKLDPVIGRDEEVRRVIQVLSRRTKNNPVLIGEPGVGKTAIVEGLAQRITSGDVPEGLRDRRVWALDVGSLLAGSKYRGEFEERMKAVLAEISASEGQIILFIDELHTIVGAGAAEGAVDAANMLKPMLARGELRAIGATTLDEYRKHIEKDAALERRFQPVMVGEPSVADTVAILRGLKERYEVHHGVRISDDAIVAAAVLADRYITDRFMPDKAIDLVDEAASRLKIEIDSMPVEIDTVRRRIVQLEIEQAAMAKETAEAAVERREAIAEELANLREDLHGKEAEWLAEKESIERVRGLKEEIESIRGEAERAQRDGDYQRAGELTYGRLPEAERELEAAAQALDEQQDGSAMLKEEVSSENVAEVVASWTGIPVHSLLEGEMEKLVHMESRLHQRVVGQDEAVTAVANAIRRSRAGLGDPDRPIGSFIFLGPTGVGKTELAKALAEFLFDSERAMVRIDMSEYMEKHSVARLVGAPPGYVGYDEGGQLTEAVRRRPYSVVLLDEIEKAHADVFNILLQLLDDGRLTDGQGRTVDFRNTIVIMTSNVGSEFIYRGGDDALVRERVDEALRDTFRPEFRNRVDEVVIFQRLSREQLTEIVELQAGGLRGRLASRRVELELTDEARRVLVDHGYDPAYGARPLKRTVQRELENPLAMMVLQGEVGEGDTVVVDAADDQLEIAVRRSAVAAA